The proteins below are encoded in one region of Methanocalculus alkaliphilus:
- a CDS encoding anthranilate synthase component I family protein, whose amino-acid sequence MTSATVLSLPIPGADPVAVYAALADGPGYILEFPDLPVTLGFSSEIIDLPGDPFDTLRSIASHPPFSPAGYLGYEGGGRFLIPRESAVITPDEITLSSRRPGDEADVRLRRMAHSLEDADLSMGMVSEAPIPGATATTMDRSIFTDGVRRLKARIRDGDCYQAVLSRKFNLPYEKDPLSIYAHLRSKNPSCYGYFLDYGDEQVAGESPEMLVSARGPALTTVPIAGTRPRGRDPLHDAALAGELLADPKERSEHLMLVDLARNDIGRVARYGSVRVSPYAEVARYSRVMHLVTTVSAESAAGYDGYDALRSCFPAGTVTGAPKRRAMELIAGEEGASRGIYAGAVGIAGVGSLDFAITIRTVVIRNGMAEVQAGAGIVAGSDPDREYDETAIKAEACLRAIAAAGRAG is encoded by the coding sequence GTGACCTCCGCAACCGTCCTCTCTCTCCCGATCCCGGGTGCAGATCCGGTTGCGGTCTATGCGGCCCTCGCTGACGGGCCTGGTTATATTCTTGAGTTCCCGGATCTCCCGGTGACCCTCGGTTTCTCCTCTGAGATCATCGATCTCCCCGGTGATCCGTTCGATACCCTCCGCTCCATCGCCTCTCATCCTCCATTCTCCCCTGCCGGGTATCTTGGATATGAGGGGGGAGGCCGATTCCTCATTCCCCGTGAGAGTGCAGTCATTACTCCGGACGAGATCACCCTCTCGTCGAGGCGTCCCGGCGATGAGGCTGATGTTCGTCTCCGCAGGATGGCTCACTCCCTCGAGGATGCGGATCTCTCAATGGGGATGGTCTCAGAAGCCCCCATTCCCGGAGCCACTGCCACGACGATGGATCGATCCATCTTCACCGACGGTGTCCGGAGGCTCAAAGCACGGATACGGGATGGTGACTGTTACCAGGCAGTCCTCTCCCGCAAATTTAATCTTCCGTATGAGAAGGATCCGTTGTCCATCTATGCGCATCTCCGGTCGAAGAACCCGTCCTGCTATGGATATTTCCTTGATTATGGGGATGAACAGGTGGCAGGGGAGAGCCCGGAGATGCTCGTCTCGGCACGCGGCCCTGCGCTCACGACTGTGCCTATCGCAGGGACAAGGCCGCGTGGTCGTGATCCTCTCCATGATGCCGCTCTTGCCGGGGAACTCCTGGCAGATCCGAAGGAGCGGTCCGAACACCTGATGCTCGTCGATCTCGCACGGAACGATATCGGCCGTGTTGCCCGGTATGGTTCGGTCCGTGTCTCTCCGTATGCGGAGGTGGCACGGTATTCGCGGGTGATGCATCTCGTCACGACGGTATCTGCCGAGTCGGCGGCAGGCTATGACGGCTATGATGCACTGAGATCCTGTTTTCCGGCAGGAACCGTGACCGGTGCCCCGAAGAGGCGTGCAATGGAGCTGATCGCAGGTGAGGAGGGTGCTTCCCGTGGCATCTATGCCGGGGCAGTCGGGATCGCAGGAGTCGGATCGCTCGACTTTGCGATCACCATCCGGACGGTTGTGATCAGGAACGGGATGGCAGAGGTTCAGGCTGGTGCCGGTATCGTTGCCGGATCCGATCCCGACAGAGAGTACGATGAGACGGCGATCAAGGCGGAAGCCTGCCTCCGTGCCATCGCGGCTGCCGGGAGGGCTGGATGA
- a CDS encoding spore germination protein GerW family protein, whose amino-acid sequence MTEKNVLEGVLDHLQTMVSSNILLSDPIESGNRSIFTISSVGFGFGGGEGRSNDGGAGAAGAGAGVTPIAVMVIHKDIPGAEGVQIFTLGKKGEVAQAISTAAESLPSVIDALRSPKKE is encoded by the coding sequence ATGACTGAAAAGAATGTCCTGGAGGGTGTACTTGACCATCTTCAGACGATGGTCTCATCAAACATCCTCCTTTCAGATCCGATCGAATCAGGGAACCGATCCATCTTTACCATCTCCTCGGTCGGGTTCGGCTTTGGCGGCGGTGAAGGGAGATCGAACGACGGTGGAGCGGGGGCAGCCGGGGCCGGCGCAGGTGTCACCCCGATTGCAGTGATGGTTATTCATAAGGATATTCCCGGTGCCGAGGGTGTCCAGATCTTCACACTCGGGAAGAAGGGAGAGGTTGCACAGGCGATCTCAACGGCTGCAGAATCCCTTCCATCCGTGATCGATGCGCTGCGGAGTCCAAAGAAAGAGTAA
- a CDS encoding DUF2953 domain-containing protein: MDLLLPILIIACIGGLILPFLLSFCITIRGSLDPEGWSAGGSLGPVTVLLLPGMLIDLSLFGRSVHTFSFPEMVKEEKKEVEEAPPGEGGGLHIPAIPSIPHLPISIDSVDISGRLGTGDAGETGRLYGWIQGLRGALSWTRVHISVIPDFARPDWSIRISTRLRIRSVFHLILSIAPIAFVMAKEQ; the protein is encoded by the coding sequence ATGGATCTCCTCCTCCCAATCCTTATAATCGCATGCATCGGAGGGCTGATCCTCCCCTTCCTCCTCTCATTCTGCATCACCATCCGGGGATCACTCGACCCGGAGGGCTGGTCTGCGGGGGGATCCCTCGGCCCGGTCACCGTTCTTCTCCTTCCAGGGATGCTGATCGATCTCTCCCTCTTCGGACGGAGCGTTCATACATTTTCGTTCCCTGAGATGGTGAAGGAGGAGAAGAAGGAGGTTGAAGAGGCTCCCCCCGGGGAGGGCGGAGGCCTTCACATCCCGGCAATTCCATCGATTCCGCACCTGCCGATCAGCATCGACTCGGTGGATATCAGCGGACGGCTGGGGACAGGAGATGCCGGAGAGACCGGCAGGCTGTATGGCTGGATCCAGGGTCTCAGAGGGGCACTATCATGGACGAGGGTTCATATATCCGTCATTCCCGACTTTGCCCGGCCCGACTGGTCGATCAGGATCAGCACCCGGCTCCGTATCAGATCGGTCTTCCATCTCATCCTCTCAATCGCTCCAATCGCGTTTGTTATGGCGAAAGAGCAGTAG